A section of the Microbacterium forte genome encodes:
- a CDS encoding peptidylprolyl isomerase, protein MAHASHVATLHTNHGDIVINLFGDHAPKTVKNFVGLADGTQEWTHPATGKPGEGALYKDVVFHRIIPNFMIQGGDPLGQGIGGPGYNFDDEINMELNFNEPYILAMANAGLRRNAITGKPEGTNGSQFFITTDPTPWLQGKHTIFGEVADDASKAVVDAIAAVPTAAGDRPIEPVVLQSIDIVAA, encoded by the coding sequence ATGGCTCATGCTTCTCATGTCGCAACCCTGCACACCAACCACGGTGACATCGTCATCAACCTCTTCGGCGACCACGCTCCGAAGACGGTCAAGAACTTCGTCGGCCTCGCCGACGGCACCCAGGAGTGGACGCACCCCGCCACCGGCAAGCCGGGCGAGGGCGCTCTCTACAAGGACGTCGTCTTCCACCGCATCATCCCGAACTTCATGATCCAGGGCGGCGACCCGCTCGGACAGGGCATCGGCGGCCCCGGCTACAACTTCGACGACGAGATCAACATGGAGCTCAACTTCAACGAGCCCTACATCCTCGCCATGGCGAACGCCGGCCTGCGTCGCAACGCCATCACGGGCAAGCCCGAGGGCACCAACGGCTCGCAGTTCTTCATCACGACCGACCCCACTCCCTGGCTCCAGGGCAAGCACACGATCTTCGGCGAGGTCGCCGATGACGCCTCCAAGGCTGTCGTCGACGCGATCGCCGCAGTGCCGACGGCCGCGGGCGACCGCCCGATCGAGCCCGTCGTGCTGCAGTCGATCGACATCGTCGCGGCCTGA
- a CDS encoding rhomboid family intramembrane serine protease: MTTPEFADNRDNFCYRHPDRQSFVLCQRCLRTICPECQTQAPVGVICPECMAEQRKSRTPAQKRAERRWGGRNTATAAVRSGKPIVTYALLAVTSFIGLVQLIPGIGDAITGQLLFAAGYLYPNLSLMTFEPWRLLTAVFVHGGFLHLALNMLALWMLGQSLEPMLGRVRFLALYLISGLGGSVAVALLAPGTATVGASGAIFGLMAALLIIGRHIGANVTGILVILGINFVVGFVFSQNIAWQAHLGGAIVGALVAFILTRTRRREQRTLQILLLAAVVVALVLIVAFLVPFLITTVYS; encoded by the coding sequence ATGACGACGCCTGAGTTCGCGGACAACCGCGACAACTTCTGCTACCGGCATCCGGATCGGCAGAGCTTCGTGCTCTGCCAGCGGTGCCTGCGAACGATCTGCCCCGAGTGCCAGACGCAGGCGCCGGTCGGAGTGATCTGCCCCGAGTGCATGGCCGAGCAACGCAAGAGCCGCACTCCCGCCCAGAAGCGTGCAGAGCGCCGGTGGGGCGGCCGCAACACGGCGACCGCCGCCGTGCGCAGCGGCAAGCCGATAGTCACGTACGCACTGCTCGCAGTGACGTCGTTCATCGGGCTGGTGCAGCTGATCCCGGGGATCGGCGACGCGATCACGGGCCAGCTGCTCTTCGCGGCGGGATATCTGTATCCGAACCTGTCTCTCATGACCTTCGAGCCCTGGCGGCTTCTCACCGCCGTGTTCGTCCACGGCGGTTTCCTGCATCTCGCGCTCAACATGCTTGCGCTGTGGATGCTGGGGCAGAGCCTCGAGCCGATGCTCGGTCGGGTCCGCTTCCTCGCGCTCTATCTGATCAGCGGACTCGGCGGTTCCGTCGCCGTCGCCCTGCTCGCGCCCGGGACCGCGACGGTCGGCGCCTCCGGGGCGATCTTCGGCCTCATGGCCGCGCTGCTGATCATCGGCAGGCACATCGGCGCGAACGTCACGGGGATCCTCGTGATCCTCGGCATCAACTTCGTCGTCGGATTCGTGTTCTCTCAGAACATCGCCTGGCAGGCGCACCTCGGTGGAGCGATCGTCGGTGCACTCGTCGCATTCATCCTCACGAGAACCCGAAGGCGAGAGCAGCGCACGCTGCAGATCCTGCTGCTCGCTGCGGTGGTCGTGGCACTCGTCCTGATCGTCGCCTTCCTGGTGCCGTTCCTGATCACGACGGTTTACTCCTGA